GTTCTATTTCTGCCATTTTTTACTCTTGATCTTTTTACAGAGAATCTATTACCTTCGGTAAAACTGAATATTCTACCGAAGGAAGATAATAGTGATAATGTAAACTTAATAATGATTTAACGATAATTGAATTGTTTAATACTATAAATCATCATTCCTTTCATTATTCGCTTTTTTCATCACTATTTGATGGTAAAAATTGTTTAGCCAGTGCTTTTAAATCAGTGTTTTTTAGTGTTTCGTTTAAATCGATATTTTTATTACCTGACAAACGTGATAGTACTGATTGTAAAGCAGATTGTAGTACTGGGCTTTGGTTTACAGTTCCTTCAATTGCTTTACCGACACTGATAGCTTTAGAGAAGCTGTTAAAGAAGTTATCATTACCTCCAACAATTTCAATGTTCGCTTTGCTAAATGCAGCAGCAAGAACATCTGCTTGTTCTCTGGCAATCTCTTTATTAGCAGCAATAGCAGCCATAGCTTGTTCGAAGCCTTTTTCAAGCGCCAAGCGGAACTCTTCATGATTTTTAGATTGTTCATTCATCGTACCCATTGCTTGGAATTTCTCAACAAGACCATTAGCTTCGGCTGTTAAGCGTTCACGAATAACCAGTGCCTCAGCTAAACCTTGTTCTTTAGTTGCTGAAGCTTTAGCAAATCCAATGCGTTCATCACCGCGAGCTTGAGCTGAAAGTTTTTCTTCAAGAACTTTAGCTTCGGTTAGACCTTGTTTTTCTGTTGCTAATGCTTTCGCTTCAATAACTTTTGCTTCTGATAAGCCTTTTTCTTGATTTCCTTTTGCTTCAGCAAGTAAAAGCTCAGCAGTAATATTAGCTTTTACTAAACCTTCTTTTTCTTCTGCTTCGGCACGAGCTTTGCGAACTTTGGCTTCAGCTAAACCGATAGCTGCTTCTTCTGCTTCAATACCTTGAGCTAGTTGTTTTTTCGCTTCAGCTTGTTTAGCGGCAACCTCAAGTTCAGCTTGTGCAATTGTACTAATTTCAATTGCACGATGTTTAGATGATTGTTCATCAGCTTCAGCTTGTTTAACTTGTTTAACTAACTCTTGTTCAGCTCTAGCTTCTGCTTCAATGATGGTTGTTTGTTTTTCACGATCAGCTTTGGAAACTTCTCGCACTTCTTTGATATTTTCTTCTTCAACAGCTACCGTTTTTTCAACTGCAACTCGTTCACGAATTACATTGGCAATATGTTTCTTTTCTTCTTCAAGAACTTTGTCTTTTTCAATGCGTTGTAATTCTACTTCTCGCTCACGAGCAACAATTTCCAATGAACGGGCTCGTTCGACGCGTTCTTCTTCGATAGCAATTGCTCTAAGACGATTTTGCTGAGCAACTTCAACCTCACGCATGCGGTTTTCTTCACGCACTTCAATTTCTTGTTGTGCTTGGATTCTTGCTTGTTCTGATTTTAGACGCTCTTCTTCTTGTACTTTTAATGTTTCGGCTTGTTCGCGAGCTCGAATGGTTTCTATTTCGCGTTTTTGACGAGCTTCGGCATCCGCTTGTTGACGTTCAAGTTCTAATTTAGCTTCAATTGTTTCGGTATCTTTTTTCTTTAACGCTAATTCAAGATCTCTTTCACGTTTATTAGTTTCATCCTTATGAACAGCAGTGATAGAGGTAATTTTGTTAATACCTTCGGCATCAAAAATATTATCAGGATCGAGTGATTTTATTGGAGTTTGTTCTAAGTAGTCGATAGCAACATCTTCGAGAGCATAACCATTAAGATCTTTACCTATTACATCAATAATACGTTCACGGAAATTCATACGATCTTCAAATAGTTTTGCTAGCTCAAATTGCTTTCCTACTGTTTTTAAAGCTTCTGAAAATTTCGCACTAAACAGTGAGCTTACCGCTTTTTGGTCAGATGCTCTATCTACACCTATTGATTTAGCAACTTTTAAAACATCTTCAGTTGTCTCATTAACACGAAGATAAAAAGCAACACA
The sequence above is drawn from the Gilliamella apicola genome and encodes:
- a CDS encoding flotillin family protein gives rise to the protein MSINTDTIMFFLVIVGIAFLVIVGFFLLFKAFYIKVPQGTALIVNDMTSKPKVHFTGALVYPVIYKKEFMKISLITFDVERRGKDGLICKDNLRADICVAFYLRVNETTEDVLKVAKSIGVDRASDQKAVSSLFSAKFSEALKTVGKQFELAKLFEDRMNFRERIIDVIGKDLNGYALEDVAIDYLEQTPIKSLDPDNIFDAEGINKITSITAVHKDETNKRERDLELALKKKDTETIEAKLELERQQADAEARQKREIETIRAREQAETLKVQEEERLKSEQARIQAQQEIEVREENRMREVEVAQQNRLRAIAIEEERVERARSLEIVAREREVELQRIEKDKVLEEEKKHIANVIRERVAVEKTVAVEEENIKEVREVSKADREKQTTIIEAEARAEQELVKQVKQAEADEQSSKHRAIEISTIAQAELEVAAKQAEAKKQLAQGIEAEEAAIGLAEAKVRKARAEAEEKEGLVKANITAELLLAEAKGNQEKGLSEAKVIEAKALATEKQGLTEAKVLEEKLSAQARGDERIGFAKASATKEQGLAEALVIRERLTAEANGLVEKFQAMGTMNEQSKNHEEFRLALEKGFEQAMAAIAANKEIAREQADVLAAAFSKANIEIVGGNDNFFNSFSKAISVGKAIEGTVNQSPVLQSALQSVLSRLSGNKNIDLNETLKNTDLKALAKQFLPSNSDEKSE